A genomic stretch from Chitinophaga agri includes:
- a CDS encoding PorP/SprF family type IX secretion system membrane protein produces the protein MRNILSIILVLPFLIFTGNTAKAQTDPHFSQYYVYPSWLNPALTGAFDGQYRIGAIYRNQWGNISNPFTTYGVAADFTTNKQFNFGASVLNQKAGDGGYNYTTAYGSASYTGVRFGAEGYHRLVFGLQFGMIQRKFDASKLTFGDQWNPITGYNPGTPSADGFSKTTATSFDAGAGVLYYDAEPGKKYNIFGGFSVAHLTRPTDQFSANGDARFPMRFTGHAGVKLAVTDAISVTPNILYLRQGNAEEKMAGAYGQLFVNPVTDVLLGVNYRFKDAISTHAGFTYRNFTLGASYDINTSELSKMARGSNSFEISLTFIGRKLFRSQEVEFVCPRL, from the coding sequence ATGAGAAATATACTATCTATCATCCTGGTATTGCCCTTTCTGATCTTTACAGGGAATACAGCAAAAGCGCAGACTGATCCGCATTTTTCCCAATACTATGTGTATCCGTCATGGCTTAATCCGGCACTGACCGGCGCATTTGATGGCCAGTATCGTATCGGCGCCATCTATCGTAACCAATGGGGAAACATCAGCAATCCATTTACGACGTATGGTGTGGCCGCTGATTTCACAACCAACAAGCAATTCAACTTTGGTGCAAGTGTGCTGAACCAGAAAGCAGGTGACGGTGGGTACAATTACACGACTGCTTACGGAAGCGCCTCTTACACAGGTGTGCGCTTTGGTGCAGAAGGTTATCACCGCCTGGTGTTTGGCTTACAGTTCGGTATGATCCAGCGTAAGTTCGATGCTTCCAAACTGACCTTCGGGGATCAGTGGAACCCGATCACTGGTTACAATCCGGGTACCCCAAGTGCGGATGGCTTCAGCAAGACGACAGCCACCTCATTTGATGCAGGTGCTGGCGTACTGTACTACGATGCTGAACCAGGAAAGAAGTATAACATTTTCGGTGGTTTCTCCGTTGCCCACCTGACCCGTCCGACGGACCAGTTCAGTGCCAATGGTGATGCCCGTTTCCCGATGCGTTTTACAGGTCATGCGGGTGTGAAACTGGCTGTTACAGACGCGATCAGCGTTACGCCTAATATTCTCTACCTGAGACAGGGTAATGCAGAAGAAAAGATGGCGGGTGCCTATGGACAGTTGTTCGTAAATCCTGTTACAGATGTACTGCTGGGTGTAAACTACAGGTTCAAGGACGCGATATCGACACACGCTGGTTTTACTTATAGAAACTTTACACTGGGTGCGAGCTACGATATCAATACCTCGGAACTGAGTAAGATGGCAAGAGGCTCTAACAGTTTCGAAATCTCGCTCACCTTCATTGGCAGAAAACTCTTCAGATCACAGGAAGTAGAGTTTGTTTGTCCGCGTCTCTAA
- a CDS encoding PorP/SprF family type IX secretion system membrane protein, protein MRIKPLLLLLLIVLSQGLHAQQQPHYTQYILNPFIINPAVAGIENYWDVKASHRHQWTGLNGAPVTTYLTVHGPLRKSDYPVASVTGLTPPGDNPRGRAYWQEYTTPPAHAGVGMTVLNDRTGPLNRFSISATYAHHIPLSSRLSISGGISAGMQSVSLDAAKLQFQQPGDPVVGSSQLLNKWRPEVNAGLLLYGPDFYVGAAAQNIIPQELTYDNGKVVGDSIYRGELVPHLFFSGGYRLWLSEDFTMLPSVMVRLVTAAPVSYDVNAKFMYRDRMWVGGSYRVKDGFAAMLGVNISSTVNIGYAYDYTTSSLNAVSKGTHEILIGFLIGNRYGDLCPRNNF, encoded by the coding sequence ATGAGAATAAAACCATTGTTACTGCTGTTGCTGATAGTCTTATCGCAGGGCTTACATGCACAACAACAGCCGCACTATACACAGTACATCCTGAATCCTTTCATTATCAACCCCGCAGTGGCTGGTATAGAAAACTACTGGGATGTAAAGGCAAGTCACCGTCATCAGTGGACTGGCCTCAATGGTGCACCGGTGACAACCTATCTCACAGTACATGGTCCACTGCGTAAAAGCGATTATCCTGTTGCCAGTGTAACAGGGTTAACACCTCCGGGAGATAATCCCCGTGGCCGCGCCTACTGGCAGGAATACACCACACCACCCGCACATGCGGGAGTCGGTATGACCGTACTGAATGACAGGACCGGCCCGTTGAACAGGTTCTCAATTAGCGCCACGTATGCGCATCATATTCCGTTGTCATCACGACTGAGCATCAGTGGAGGGATCTCCGCCGGTATGCAGTCCGTATCACTGGATGCCGCCAAATTACAATTCCAGCAACCAGGAGATCCTGTGGTAGGATCCAGTCAGCTGCTGAATAAGTGGAGGCCCGAAGTGAATGCAGGACTACTGTTGTATGGCCCTGACTTTTATGTAGGTGCGGCGGCCCAGAATATCATTCCCCAGGAATTAACCTATGATAATGGTAAAGTAGTGGGTGATTCTATCTACAGGGGAGAGCTGGTGCCGCACCTGTTTTTCTCGGGAGGTTACCGGTTGTGGCTGAGTGAGGATTTCACCATGCTGCCTTCTGTGATGGTCAGGCTGGTTACAGCAGCCCCTGTCAGTTACGACGTGAATGCCAAGTTCATGTACCGTGACCGTATGTGGGTAGGCGGATCTTATCGTGTAAAGGATGGTTTTGCAGCCATGTTGGGTGTAAATATCAGTTCTACTGTAAATATCGGCTATGCTTATGATTACACTACTTCTTCACTGAATGCAGTGAGTAAGGGGACACACGAAATACTGATCGGCTTCCTGATCGGTAACAGATATGGTGATCTGTGTCCACGGAATAATTTCTAA
- a CDS encoding PKD domain-containing protein has translation MEKWTFRSTQQQFACYCSPPYGGSNSSSMLLRSLTAALIILLTCLQTYAQDLSNRGKSFWVGYGHHQFMEPNRGNSQEMVLYLSAEEPANVTVTIDGTTWSRSYTIPANTVIATDQIPKTGAFDARLYSVPPTFGGTGGEGLFIKKGIHIVSDVPIVAYAHIYGSASSGATMLMPEETWGYYYVSLNSQQSYDFDCFSWMFVVAKENNTVVEITPSVPTRNGKLPGVPFTVTLNRGEIYQVIGAPLGGSDGYEMTGTKVRSVANANDTCFPIAVFSGSSRTSIACAGSFGSSGDNNIQQVFPSQAWGKRYLTASSSADNTPGSFMTNPYKVVVKDPTTIVKRNGVPLTGLQNNAFYEFESNTPDYIEADKPILVAQYMSSAGSCPNTNGDGDPEMVYLSPVEQSIKKIGFYRNNREGINVNYLTMIIPTEGTKTLMIDGVANAWNYIMPHPGQPGYSVVVKRWNATQAQCTVQSDSAFTAVTYGLGSVESYGYNAGTLINNLNVIGVIHNEHDTSSFKNDFTCTQTPVELSVLLAYKPTEMQWNISKLGSVVTPNADVTQVNPVPVGEELVNGVPYYKYTLPGTYLFSTIGKYEVPIINTHPSIEKCDHTEEVKISVDVKRKPTASFATEFTGCVLDTAYFSADSSGSGYTIDRWRWTFPGAVQDSGAVVKRKFPIGTYNVQLNVISKEGCLADTIIPVTVVDKPVADFTTAPAAICEGGSIQLTDQSTYGGTAPLKTWYWNFGNDTVVAVDADTAQTANYSRYGTYTISHIVKLSELCVSDTVTKQVTVYARPVLGFDYPDTCLLATGEVQFTSTSTVPDGQAISAYAWDFGDANATPGNPNTAAIADPLHSYSKYGTYSIKYTVTTAEGCMKDTTAQAVFNLKPALTFGASIPAVCVNDRSPVSVAKATVTNGVTGTGIYKGPGVSPAGAFSPLTAGAGTHTIWYVFTAQGGCTDSISATITVHPKPQPAFTVNGNICLGEAVNFADQSSITTGTIASWKWAFGDGSNETRNDNTAFTKTYTAWKNYTARLVVVSDNGCVSDTVSRTIAVHALPVPDFTLPTKICMPEGAAQFTNKTTIPDMAALTYQWAFGDGSMSTDASPSHNYQHAGSYTISLIATSVYGCVDTTTKVLSDFYTRPIADFSVSPDTLCQGTDNVFTDRSVDANNNIVSWAWTFGDGNSSTDRNPVKRYTEPGNYPVELVVANGAGCVSVPFTSNVVVYLQPVIDAGPSFIVNQGAQVRFNPTANDSTVLSFRWTPPNGLSDPTVLRPVLKAMEDQVYTLTAIGEGGCIATDETSVKVFKAVTVPNAFSPNGDQINDRWVITNLADYAECTVEIFNRYGQRVYYSEGYKTPWDGTYKGALLPQATYYYVIRLRNGTNPLTGYVVILQ, from the coding sequence ATGGAGAAATGGACATTCAGATCAACCCAACAACAATTTGCTTGCTATTGCTCACCGCCTTATGGCGGGAGCAACAGCAGCAGCATGTTGCTCCGCAGCCTTACTGCTGCCTTAATAATCCTGTTAACCTGTCTGCAAACTTATGCACAGGACCTGTCCAACAGAGGTAAGAGCTTCTGGGTTGGATATGGCCACCACCAGTTCATGGAACCCAACAGAGGTAACTCACAGGAAATGGTCCTCTACCTGAGTGCTGAGGAACCTGCCAACGTTACGGTAACAATTGATGGTACCACCTGGTCAAGATCTTATACTATTCCTGCCAATACTGTTATCGCCACAGATCAGATACCTAAGACCGGCGCTTTTGATGCGAGACTTTATTCTGTACCACCTACTTTCGGTGGCACCGGTGGAGAGGGACTGTTCATAAAAAAAGGGATCCATATTGTCAGCGATGTCCCTATTGTTGCCTATGCACACATTTACGGCAGTGCCTCTTCCGGTGCAACGATGCTGATGCCGGAAGAAACATGGGGCTATTACTATGTGTCGCTGAACAGTCAGCAGAGTTATGATTTCGACTGCTTTTCCTGGATGTTTGTTGTTGCAAAAGAGAATAATACGGTAGTAGAGATCACTCCTTCTGTACCTACGCGTAATGGTAAACTGCCAGGTGTTCCATTTACAGTGACCCTGAACAGAGGTGAGATCTATCAGGTGATAGGCGCTCCGTTAGGAGGTAGCGACGGATATGAAATGACAGGTACAAAAGTGAGGTCCGTTGCCAATGCCAATGATACCTGTTTTCCGATAGCTGTATTTTCCGGTAGCAGCCGTACAAGTATCGCCTGTGCTGGCAGCTTTGGTTCCAGTGGCGATAATAACATTCAGCAGGTATTCCCCTCGCAGGCCTGGGGAAAACGTTATCTGACCGCTTCCAGTTCTGCCGATAATACCCCCGGCAGTTTCATGACCAATCCCTATAAGGTGGTGGTGAAAGATCCTACGACGATAGTAAAACGGAATGGTGTACCGCTGACCGGTTTACAGAACAACGCTTTTTATGAGTTTGAAAGTAATACCCCTGATTATATTGAAGCGGACAAACCAATCCTGGTAGCACAGTATATGTCATCTGCAGGTTCCTGTCCCAATACAAATGGCGACGGTGACCCCGAAATGGTGTATCTCAGCCCGGTAGAGCAGTCCATTAAGAAGATCGGATTCTACAGGAATAACCGCGAGGGTATCAATGTGAACTATCTCACAATGATCATTCCTACCGAGGGCACCAAAACGCTGATGATCGATGGCGTTGCTAATGCCTGGAATTACATAATGCCGCATCCTGGTCAACCCGGTTATTCTGTGGTAGTGAAGAGATGGAACGCTACTCAGGCACAATGTACTGTACAGAGTGATTCTGCGTTCACAGCAGTCACCTATGGTTTGGGATCTGTAGAGAGCTACGGTTATAACGCAGGTACGCTCATTAATAACCTGAACGTGATCGGGGTGATCCACAACGAGCACGATACTTCTTCGTTCAAAAATGATTTTACCTGTACACAGACCCCGGTTGAACTGTCAGTGCTACTGGCATATAAGCCTACAGAAATGCAGTGGAATATTAGCAAACTGGGATCGGTTGTTACACCTAACGCAGACGTTACGCAGGTGAATCCTGTACCGGTGGGCGAAGAACTGGTAAATGGTGTGCCTTACTACAAGTATACACTGCCAGGTACCTACCTATTTAGTACTATCGGTAAATATGAAGTGCCAATTATCAATACGCATCCAAGCATTGAGAAATGTGATCATACCGAAGAAGTAAAGATATCTGTAGATGTAAAACGTAAACCTACCGCCTCTTTCGCTACAGAATTTACGGGCTGTGTGCTGGATACTGCTTATTTCAGCGCTGACAGCAGCGGAAGCGGTTACACTATTGACCGCTGGAGATGGACATTCCCGGGCGCTGTACAGGATAGCGGTGCAGTCGTGAAACGTAAGTTCCCGATAGGAACGTATAATGTTCAGCTGAATGTTATTTCCAAAGAAGGATGTCTGGCAGATACGATCATCCCTGTTACTGTGGTTGATAAACCGGTAGCTGATTTTACCACAGCGCCTGCTGCCATCTGCGAGGGAGGTAGCATACAGCTTACTGACCAGTCCACATACGGAGGTACTGCTCCGTTGAAAACCTGGTACTGGAACTTCGGTAATGATACCGTCGTTGCTGTTGATGCCGATACGGCGCAAACAGCTAACTACAGCAGATATGGTACCTATACGATCTCTCATATTGTAAAGCTCAGTGAACTGTGCGTGAGTGATACCGTGACCAAACAGGTGACTGTATATGCCAGGCCGGTACTGGGTTTTGATTATCCGGATACGTGTCTACTGGCAACAGGAGAGGTGCAGTTCACCAGTACATCTACGGTTCCTGACGGACAGGCGATCAGCGCCTATGCATGGGACTTCGGTGATGCAAACGCGACACCCGGTAATCCCAATACAGCTGCCATAGCAGATCCGCTACACAGTTATTCAAAGTATGGCACCTATAGCATCAAATATACTGTTACCACCGCGGAAGGCTGTATGAAGGATACGACTGCACAGGCTGTCTTCAACCTGAAACCCGCATTGACGTTTGGTGCTTCCATACCCGCAGTGTGTGTGAATGATAGATCACCGGTGTCTGTTGCAAAGGCCACTGTTACAAATGGTGTAACAGGTACGGGTATTTACAAGGGACCAGGTGTGTCACCGGCCGGAGCATTCAGTCCGCTGACTGCTGGTGCGGGTACCCATACCATATGGTACGTGTTCACTGCACAGGGTGGATGTACAGATTCTATCTCTGCGACCATCACCGTTCATCCGAAACCACAGCCTGCATTTACTGTCAATGGTAATATCTGTTTAGGGGAAGCGGTGAACTTCGCAGATCAGTCATCGATCACTACAGGTACTATTGCCAGCTGGAAATGGGCCTTCGGAGATGGTAGTAATGAGACCCGCAACGACAATACTGCTTTCACTAAAACATATACTGCGTGGAAGAACTATACTGCAAGACTGGTAGTGGTGAGTGATAACGGCTGTGTGAGTGATACAGTTTCCAGAACGATCGCAGTGCACGCTTTGCCGGTTCCCGACTTTACGTTGCCGACGAAGATCTGTATGCCGGAAGGCGCTGCGCAGTTCACAAATAAGACGACTATTCCTGATATGGCGGCATTGACCTACCAGTGGGCGTTCGGTGATGGTAGTATGTCAACAGATGCTTCTCCGTCGCACAACTATCAGCATGCAGGTAGCTATACCATTTCACTGATCGCCACATCTGTTTATGGCTGTGTGGACACTACTACTAAAGTCCTGAGTGATTTTTACACCAGGCCTATAGCTGATTTCTCTGTATCGCCTGATACATTGTGTCAGGGTACTGACAACGTTTTTACTGACAGAAGTGTGGATGCCAATAACAACATCGTATCATGGGCATGGACTTTCGGTGATGGCAATAGTTCAACAGATCGTAATCCGGTAAAACGTTATACAGAACCAGGAAATTATCCTGTAGAGCTGGTGGTAGCGAATGGTGCAGGTTGCGTATCAGTTCCATTCACCAGCAACGTAGTTGTGTATCTGCAACCGGTAATTGACGCTGGTCCATCCTTTATCGTCAACCAGGGCGCACAGGTAAGGTTTAATCCGACAGCCAATGATTCTACCGTACTCTCATTCCGCTGGACGCCTCCGAATGGTCTCTCCGATCCTACGGTACTGAGACCAGTGCTGAAAGCAATGGAAGACCAGGTATATACACTGACCGCTATAGGAGAAGGTGGTTGTATCGCAACGGATGAAACCTCCGTAAAAGTATTTAAGGCAGTTACTGTACCTAATGCATTCTCTCCGAATGGAGATCAGATCAACGACAGATGGGTGATCACGAATCTGGCGGATTACGCAGAATGTACCGTGGAAATCTTCAATCGTTACGGGCAGCGGGTATACTATTCCGAAGGATATAAGACACCATGGGACGGCACTTATAAAGGCGCATTACTGCCACAGGCCACTTATTATTATGTCATCAGACTGAGAAACGGAACGAATCCATTAACAGGCTATGTAGTCATTTTACAATAA
- a CDS encoding OmpA family protein encodes MKRIFLTVAMFSAIHASKAQVAVAYNYLRSADYYYKNAEYSSAAPYYEKYLAGSRKIVSDAAYRPYNTQQSSKKSLAAVSSEQQAIYKLAESYRLLHDYSKAVPWYAEAVSFDKTVYPLAGYHYAVALRALGRHELAEKAFTSFLETYTTEDNYRATAQRELENLRFVIAEMAKPDLNLYKVEKASSVINPVGANYAPVWFKDNVLVFTSTRPDKDAKGHAFVNRLYSASYATGQPDTVSQLTIAQPKDVDQGVIALTPDGNTLFLTRWTVKQGKKSAAIYSSQRTGETWSEPVLLDTVLNVTGFSSQQPFVTPDGKRLIYASDRPGGVGGFDLWEAELNGEGKPFYTKNLGPVINTAWNEEAPYYHAASGLLVFSTDGRVGMGGFDFFYSKDSAGAWSAPVNFGYPVNSVKDDMYFTSKGSKENILESVWLSSDRDAACCLELFSLTKVVPPPPPPPPAPKPEPTTVVALEPPATDGPIVLENVYYDFNESYLQPASFPSLDRLVAMLKKYPAIVIELSAHTDSKGSNDLNEKLSDARAKSCVDYLVSQGIESSRLQFKGYAANRPVAPNTNPDGSDNPEGRARNRRTEFRIISGR; translated from the coding sequence ATGAAACGTATTTTTCTTACAGTAGCAATGTTTTCAGCAATCCACGCCAGCAAAGCACAGGTGGCAGTGGCTTACAATTACCTGAGATCAGCTGATTATTACTACAAGAATGCTGAATATAGCTCTGCTGCTCCCTATTACGAAAAGTATCTGGCTGGTTCCAGAAAGATTGTAAGTGATGCAGCATACAGACCATATAATACACAACAGTCTTCAAAGAAGTCGCTGGCTGCTGTCAGTAGTGAACAGCAGGCTATCTATAAACTGGCAGAAAGTTATCGTCTGCTCCACGATTACAGCAAAGCTGTACCCTGGTATGCGGAAGCTGTTTCATTTGATAAGACAGTTTATCCACTGGCCGGTTATCATTACGCAGTAGCACTTCGTGCATTAGGCAGACACGAACTGGCTGAAAAGGCATTTACCAGCTTCCTGGAAACGTATACAACAGAAGATAACTACCGCGCTACTGCACAGCGTGAATTGGAGAACCTGCGTTTTGTCATTGCTGAAATGGCAAAGCCGGACCTTAATCTTTACAAGGTGGAAAAGGCGTCTTCCGTGATCAATCCGGTAGGTGCGAACTATGCACCGGTATGGTTTAAAGACAATGTACTGGTATTTACCTCTACCAGGCCCGATAAAGATGCGAAAGGACATGCGTTTGTTAACCGCCTGTATAGTGCCAGCTATGCAACGGGGCAGCCAGATACGGTGAGCCAGCTCACGATCGCACAGCCGAAGGATGTTGATCAGGGAGTGATCGCCCTGACACCAGATGGCAATACCCTTTTCCTGACCCGCTGGACAGTAAAGCAGGGCAAGAAAAGTGCAGCCATTTACAGCAGCCAGAGAACAGGTGAGACTTGGAGCGAGCCGGTATTGCTGGATACGGTGTTGAATGTAACGGGTTTTAGCTCTCAGCAGCCTTTTGTAACCCCTGATGGGAAACGCCTGATATACGCTAGTGACAGACCGGGAGGCGTCGGCGGTTTCGATCTCTGGGAGGCTGAACTGAACGGAGAAGGAAAACCGTTTTATACGAAGAACCTGGGGCCGGTGATCAATACGGCCTGGAATGAAGAAGCACCTTACTATCATGCGGCTTCCGGTCTGCTGGTGTTTTCTACAGATGGCCGCGTAGGTATGGGAGGATTCGATTTCTTCTATTCAAAAGATTCTGCAGGTGCATGGTCAGCACCGGTGAATTTTGGTTACCCGGTCAATTCAGTGAAAGACGACATGTACTTCACCAGCAAGGGCAGCAAGGAAAATATTCTTGAGTCAGTATGGCTCTCCTCCGACAGAGATGCCGCCTGCTGCCTGGAGCTGTTCTCACTGACGAAAGTGGTGCCACCACCACCACCGCCACCACCAGCACCAAAGCCAGAACCGACAACAGTAGTAGCGCTGGAGCCACCAGCTACAGACGGTCCTATTGTGCTTGAAAATGTGTACTACGACTTTAATGAATCTTATCTGCAGCCGGCGTCGTTCCCTTCACTGGACAGGCTGGTAGCGATGTTGAAAAAGTATCCGGCTATTGTGATTGAGCTGAGTGCACATACAGATAGCAAAGGATCGAATGATCTGAACGAAAAATTGTCTGACGCCCGTGCGAAGAGCTGTGTGGATTACCTGGTAAGTCAGGGTATTGAAAGCAGCCGTCTGCAGTTCAAAGGTTATGCAGCTAATCGCCCTGTAGCGCCTAATACAAACCCTGACGGTTCTGATAACCCTGAAGGCCGTGCGCGTAACCGCAGAACGGAGTTCAGGATCATCAGCGGCCGGTAG
- a CDS encoding RNA polymerase sigma factor, producing MKRYCDLTDEELIRLYQSGNDRAFTELVHRHKQRIFTTIMLLVKDRCLAEDLFQDVFIKIINAFNEGHYLDNSRFIAWAVRIAHNSCISHFRKKTPTFALIYRDEISNQIYQQVESQEQHIITKETHASVHMLIDRLPEAQREALILRYYADLSFKEIAQIVNVGINTALGRVRYAVMNMRKMMEREVTTEVV from the coding sequence ATGAAAAGATATTGTGATCTGACAGATGAAGAACTCATAAGATTGTACCAATCCGGCAATGACCGTGCGTTTACGGAGCTTGTACACAGGCATAAGCAACGGATCTTTACAACTATCATGCTGTTGGTAAAAGACAGATGCCTGGCAGAAGATCTATTCCAGGATGTGTTCATCAAAATCATCAACGCCTTCAATGAAGGCCATTACCTTGATAACAGCCGCTTTATAGCATGGGCAGTCAGAATTGCCCACAACAGTTGTATCAGCCATTTTCGTAAAAAAACACCAACTTTTGCCCTTATCTACAGAGATGAAATTTCCAATCAGATATACCAGCAGGTGGAAAGTCAGGAACAACATATCATCACCAAAGAAACGCATGCATCTGTACACATGCTCATCGATCGCCTCCCCGAAGCGCAACGTGAAGCCCTGATATTAAGATATTATGCCGACCTGTCCTTTAAAGAGATCGCACAGATCGTGAATGTCGGTATCAATACCGCATTGGGCAGGGTGCGGTACGCCGTCATGAATATGCGTAAAATGATGGAACGGGAAGTCACTACAGAAGTCGTATAA